In one Candidatus Omnitrophota bacterium genomic region, the following are encoded:
- a CDS encoding nucleotidyltransferase family protein: protein MKAVILAAGYATRLYPLTKDKPKPLLTVGRKTIADHLVQKLCDIKGINAIYIVTNRKFYGVFGDWLKTVKSAKKVILEDDGSTTNDDRLGAIGDIRLAVKRQKIQDDMIVLAGDNMFDWGLKGFADYAEKSPGNFAIGAYDIGDRKKASIYGVVEVDEKGDMINFLEKPEDPPTSLIATGIYYFPEGKLGLIEEFLKAGDEKDAPGHFIQWLSKREEVRCYVFKGVWYDIGDLESYRRANLSFQEK, encoded by the coding sequence ATGAAAGCCGTTATCCTCGCCGCCGGATACGCGACGCGGTTATATCCCCTGACAAAAGACAAGCCGAAGCCGCTATTGACCGTGGGCAGGAAGACTATAGCCGACCACCTGGTCCAAAAACTCTGCGATATAAAAGGGATAAACGCGATATATATAGTGACGAACCGGAAGTTCTACGGGGTGTTCGGCGATTGGCTTAAGACGGTCAAGTCCGCCAAGAAGGTGATCCTCGAGGACGACGGCAGCACGACGAACGACGACAGGCTAGGCGCGATAGGCGATATAAGGCTCGCGGTCAAAAGGCAGAAGATACAGGACGACATGATAGTCCTCGCCGGCGATAATATGTTCGACTGGGGATTGAAGGGTTTCGCGGATTACGCGGAGAAGTCCCCCGGGAATTTCGCTATCGGCGCGTATGATATCGGCGACAGGAAGAAGGCGAGCATCTACGGCGTCGTGGAAGTTGACGAAAAAGGCGACATGATCAATTTCCTGGAGAAGCCCGAGGACCCGCCGACGTCTTTGATAGCTACGGGCATTTATTATTTCCCGGAGGGCAAATTGGGCCTCATAGAGGAATTTCTTAAGGCGGGAGATGAAAAGGACGCGCCCGGCCATTTTATACAGTGGCTCAGCAAGAGAGAAGAAGTCAGGTGTTACGTATTCAAAGGGGTATGGTACGATATCGGTGACCTGGAATCGTACCGCAGGGCTAATTTAAGTTTCCAGGAAAAATAA
- a CDS encoding bifunctional phosphoglucose/phosphomannose isomerase, which translates to MNDIDNMDQVKKIDKSGMLDLIVKFPEQCENAFSIGKDFFVPQSYIGAGCKNIVFSGLGGSAIGADLLRSYLTDEIKIPIFVSRDYTLPRFVGKDTLFFACSYSGDTEETLSSYAEARQKGAKIIAITSGGKLEVLAKEDKVPVIYIPGGNPPRSALGYSFFSWLDVLHKFGFIDDKTGNVEEAIADMREFRDNVIGPEVPSPKNIAKKIAKELSGKYVIIYGANKHIDSIVVRWRGQLAENAKTLASTHVFPELNHNETVGWEGPEKLLKDLAVVILRDESEHPRVAKRIEITKTMIGKETKVIELRSKGRNLLSRMFNLINTGDFVSCYLAIQNGVDPTPVERIVNLKKELSKFR; encoded by the coding sequence TTGAACGACATCGATAATATGGACCAGGTGAAAAAGATAGACAAATCAGGCATGCTCGACTTGATAGTGAAATTCCCGGAGCAATGCGAGAACGCCTTTTCCATCGGGAAGGATTTCTTCGTTCCCCAGTCGTATATCGGCGCCGGCTGCAAAAATATCGTGTTTTCAGGGCTCGGCGGATCGGCGATAGGCGCCGACCTCCTGCGTTCTTACCTTACCGACGAGATAAAGATCCCCATATTCGTGAGCCGCGATTATACCCTGCCCAGGTTCGTGGGAAAGGATACGCTCTTTTTCGCCTGCAGCTATTCGGGCGACACGGAAGAGACCCTATCCTCATACGCGGAAGCGAGGCAGAAGGGCGCGAAAATAATCGCGATAACCTCAGGCGGCAAACTAGAGGTCCTCGCTAAGGAGGACAAGGTGCCGGTCATTTATATACCGGGCGGCAACCCGCCGAGGTCGGCGCTAGGATATTCGTTCTTCAGCTGGCTGGATGTGCTGCATAAATTTGGTTTCATCGATGACAAGACCGGGAATGTCGAGGAGGCGATAGCCGATATGAGGGAATTCCGCGACAACGTCATCGGCCCGGAGGTCCCCTCGCCAAAAAATATTGCCAAAAAGATCGCGAAGGAATTGAGTGGGAAATACGTGATAATCTACGGCGCCAATAAACATATCGATTCGATCGTCGTGAGATGGAGGGGCCAGTTAGCCGAGAACGCGAAGACCCTCGCCTCGACGCACGTCTTCCCGGAGCTGAACCATAATGAGACGGTCGGGTGGGAAGGGCCGGAGAAACTGCTTAAGGACCTCGCGGTCGTGATATTGAGGGACGAGAGCGAGCATCCGCGCGTCGCGAAGAGGATAGAGATAACGAAGACGATGATAGGGAAGGAAACGAAGGTCATAGAGCTGAGATCGAAAGGCAGGAACCTCCTCTCGAGGATGTTCAACCTTATAAATACCGGGGATTTCGTGAGCTGTTACCTCGCGATCCAAAATGGCGTCGACCCGACGCCGGTCGAGAGGATCGTCAACCTTAAAAAGGAGTTGAGCAAGTTCAGATGA
- the ptsP gene encoding phosphoenolpyruvate--protein phosphotransferase translates to MLLKGIPASPGVAIGKVFILDSEAYTVIKRDIPEKDLPREIARFEDALIQTRQEILGIQERISEQLGIKHAEIFNAHLLVLEDRTLIEEVIARLKKDLVCVEYIFDDVVKRYISAFQKVEDEYLKERVADIRDIGKRVLLHLLGKKRETLADIGEKVIVIAYDLSPSDTASLHKKNVIAFATDIGGKTSHTAIMAKALEIPAVVGLKNVTKGVKSGDTIIVDGSNGFVITDPDQETLAKYEQAKTKIAEFDASLTHLRDLPCVTRDGRQVHLSANIEIPDEMPSVKSHGANGIGLYRTEFFYLEHTELPTEEEQYAAYKNVAEQMSPDSVVVRTLDLGGDKFMSQLKIAKEMNPFMGWRAIRFCLARPDIFKVQLRAILRASAHGKLKIMYPMISGVEELREANKLLGEMKDELRRENVPFDQNIEVGAMIEVPSAAMTADILAKEVDFFSIGTNDLIQYSLAVDRVNEKIAYLYEPAHPAVLRLIKSVIDIGHKANISVGMCGEMAGDPAFALLLLGFGLDEFSTSPVNIPRIKQIIRSVEYKAAQQIANEALTFSTGTEIEEFAARKLREVLPGLQ, encoded by the coding sequence ATGCTGCTTAAAGGCATACCGGCTTCGCCCGGTGTCGCTATAGGCAAGGTCTTCATATTAGACAGCGAGGCCTATACCGTTATAAAGAGGGATATCCCGGAGAAGGACCTGCCCCGCGAGATCGCGCGCTTTGAGGACGCCCTTATCCAGACGAGGCAGGAGATACTGGGCATCCAGGAACGCATCTCAGAACAACTGGGCATAAAACACGCCGAGATCTTCAACGCCCACCTGTTGGTGCTCGAGGACCGCACGCTTATCGAGGAGGTCATAGCCAGGCTAAAGAAAGACCTCGTGTGCGTCGAGTATATATTCGACGATGTCGTCAAAAGGTATATAAGCGCGTTCCAGAAGGTCGAGGACGAATACCTCAAGGAGCGCGTCGCGGACATCCGCGATATCGGAAAGAGGGTCCTGCTCCACCTGCTGGGCAAGAAACGCGAGACGCTCGCGGATATAGGCGAGAAAGTCATCGTGATAGCTTATGACCTTTCGCCGTCGGACACGGCTTCCCTCCATAAGAAGAATGTCATAGCTTTTGCTACGGATATAGGCGGCAAGACATCCCATACCGCCATCATGGCGAAGGCGCTCGAGATACCGGCGGTCGTCGGCCTGAAGAATGTAACGAAGGGCGTAAAGAGCGGCGACACTATAATAGTGGACGGCTCGAACGGGTTTGTCATAACCGATCCCGACCAGGAGACGCTCGCGAAATACGAGCAGGCGAAGACCAAGATCGCCGAATTCGACGCCTCGCTGACGCACCTGCGCGACCTGCCTTGCGTGACGCGCGACGGGCGCCAGGTACACCTTTCAGCCAATATCGAGATACCCGATGAGATGCCGTCGGTAAAATCGCACGGCGCGAACGGCATCGGGCTTTACAGGACCGAATTTTTTTATCTTGAACACACTGAACTTCCCACCGAAGAGGAGCAATACGCGGCCTATAAGAATGTCGCGGAACAGATGTCGCCGGATTCCGTCGTCGTAAGGACCCTCGACCTCGGCGGCGATAAATTCATGTCCCAGTTGAAAATAGCCAAAGAGATGAACCCGTTCATGGGATGGAGGGCGATAAGGTTCTGCCTGGCGCGCCCTGACATCTTTAAGGTACAATTGCGCGCCATACTGAGGGCTTCGGCGCACGGCAAGCTCAAGATAATGTATCCCATGATCTCGGGAGTGGAAGAGCTCCGCGAGGCGAACAAACTGCTTGGCGAGATGAAAGACGAGCTCAGGAGGGAGAACGTCCCGTTCGACCAGAACATCGAGGTTGGCGCGATGATCGAGGTTCCCTCGGCGGCGATGACCGCGGATATACTCGCCAAGGAAGTGGATTTCTTCTCAATAGGGACGAACGACCTGATACAATATTCGCTGGCCGTCGACAGGGTCAACGAAAAGATCGCGTATCTTTACGAGCCGGCGCATCCGGCCGTCCTGAGGCTGATAAAGAGCGTCATAGATATCGGCCACAAGGCGAATATATCGGTAGGGATGTGCGGCGAGATGGCCGGCGATCCGGCTTTCGCGCTGCTTTTGCTCGGTTTTGGCCTCGATGAGTTCTCGACAAGCCCGGTCAATATCCCGAGGATCAAACAGATAATAAGGTCGGTCGAGTATAAGGCCGCCCAACAAATAGCGAATGAGGCCCTTACTTTCTCGACCGGCACCGAAATAGAGGAATTCGCCGCCAGGAAACTCAGGGAAGTCCTCCCCGGCCTCCAGTAA
- a CDS encoding HPr family phosphocarrier protein, with amino-acid sequence MITEKKITIKNKSGLHARPAAIFVQIANKYDSEVVVKKGKLEVNGKSIMGILMLAAGKGAQVTLKVDGEDAEKAMVELEQVLAGEIDAA; translated from the coding sequence ATGATAACAGAGAAGAAGATAACCATAAAGAACAAGTCGGGGCTTCACGCCAGGCCTGCCGCGATCTTTGTGCAGATCGCTAATAAATACGACTCGGAAGTCGTCGTGAAAAAGGGAAAGCTTGAAGTCAACGGCAAGTCTATCATGGGCATACTCATGCTCGCGGCCGGAAAAGGCGCCCAGGTCACCCTGAAGGTCGACGGGGAAGACGCCGAAAAGGCCATGGTTGAGCTTGAACAGGTTTTAGCAGGAGAGATAGATGCTGCTTAA
- a CDS encoding alpha-amylase/4-alpha-glucanotransferase domain-containing protein — protein MPQKIDLLLAIHSHQPDGNFEWIFAESYEKSYLPFLESLYRHPRLKAALHYSGCLLDWIAAKHPEFIKMLKEMAGRGQVEMLSGGYYEPILTLIPERDILGQVKLMNEKIKGFTGYEASGVWLTERVWEPTLIKPLAKAGIKFAIVDDWHFTYVGQKPDGLSGYYVTEDDGEKLFIFPGSEKLRYTIPFRMPQETIDYLGQQKEKGFPASLYADDGEKFGVWPGTHKWVFEEKWLENFFGALEKESAWIRTTTLTEYIKENGPTGRIYLTCASYREMMEWSGGYFKNFLVKYPESNSMQKKMQFVSGLVAGAKSKKALEYLYKGQCNCAYWHGVFGGLYLNHLRSAVYSNLIKAQKELDKAAHKDANWVESVETDLDCDSYDEVLISNSKLELDLSPHNGGTLFELDFKPLALNMTNTLARRREPYHDKALEKAKARDTGKKDGGIDSIHDVSRAKDAELVADLSYDSYRRVSLLDHFLKEGTTVKDFAACKYGEAGDFLGGEYKYDIKKEARPKGIAVELTRDGNYYAGSGDAYKLRVAKSISIRPDSQEMEIEYKITNLDTREFEPWFGVEFNYSLKDPHLNKVGEAHGLTNINVNDQWYGVKIDFEISKASDLWYFPVETVSDSEQGLERTYQELSVLFHWKFKLAPGAVWGVKITKNIKIEE, from the coding sequence CATTATTCGGGCTGCCTGCTCGACTGGATAGCCGCGAAGCATCCCGAATTCATCAAGATGCTGAAAGAGATGGCCGGGCGCGGGCAGGTCGAGATGCTTTCGGGCGGTTATTATGAGCCGATACTGACGCTCATACCCGAGCGCGATATACTCGGCCAGGTAAAGCTGATGAACGAGAAGATAAAAGGCTTTACCGGCTACGAGGCAAGCGGCGTATGGCTGACCGAGAGGGTATGGGAGCCGACGCTCATAAAGCCCCTGGCGAAGGCAGGTATAAAGTTCGCGATAGTCGATGACTGGCATTTTACGTATGTAGGGCAGAAGCCGGACGGCCTTTCCGGATATTACGTGACCGAGGACGACGGGGAGAAATTATTCATATTCCCCGGTTCCGAGAAATTAAGATATACTATACCGTTCAGGATGCCCCAGGAGACGATAGACTATCTGGGGCAGCAGAAGGAGAAGGGGTTCCCGGCAAGTTTATACGCGGACGACGGCGAGAAATTCGGCGTCTGGCCCGGGACGCACAAGTGGGTTTTCGAGGAGAAGTGGCTCGAAAATTTCTTCGGCGCCCTCGAGAAGGAATCGGCGTGGATCAGGACGACAACGCTGACCGAATATATAAAAGAGAACGGCCCGACCGGCAGGATATACCTGACGTGCGCGAGCTACCGCGAGATGATGGAGTGGAGCGGCGGTTATTTCAAGAATTTTTTGGTGAAATATCCCGAATCGAACAGCATGCAGAAGAAGATGCAGTTCGTGAGCGGGCTGGTCGCCGGAGCCAAGTCGAAGAAGGCGCTGGAGTACCTTTATAAGGGCCAGTGCAATTGCGCCTACTGGCACGGGGTCTTCGGCGGGCTCTACCTGAACCACCTGCGCTCGGCCGTATATTCTAATCTTATAAAGGCGCAGAAGGAACTCGATAAGGCCGCGCACAAGGACGCGAACTGGGTCGAGTCGGTAGAGACGGATCTCGACTGCGATTCATATGATGAAGTGTTAATATCGAATTCGAAACTGGAACTCGATCTTTCGCCGCATAACGGCGGAACGCTCTTTGAACTGGATTTCAAGCCGCTCGCGCTGAACATGACGAATACGCTGGCGAGGCGCAGGGAACCGTACCACGACAAGGCGCTGGAGAAGGCGAAAGCCCGCGACACCGGTAAGAAAGACGGCGGGATAGACTCGATACATGATGTCTCGAGGGCGAAGGACGCCGAGCTCGTCGCCGACTTAAGCTACGATTCTTACAGGCGCGTATCGCTTTTGGACCATTTTTTGAAGGAAGGCACGACGGTGAAGGATTTCGCGGCGTGCAAATACGGCGAGGCCGGGGATTTCCTGGGCGGCGAATATAAATATGATATAAAGAAAGAGGCGAGGCCGAAGGGTATCGCGGTCGAACTCACACGCGACGGCAATTATTACGCCGGCTCCGGCGACGCGTATAAATTAAGGGTCGCGAAAAGTATAAGCATCAGGCCGGACAGCCAGGAGATGGAAATAGAATACAAGATAACGAACCTAGATACGAGGGAGTTCGAGCCCTGGTTCGGCGTGGAATTTAATTATTCGTTGAAGGACCCGCACCTCAACAAGGTGGGCGAGGCGCACGGGTTGACGAACATAAACGTCAATGACCAGTGGTACGGAGTAAAAATAGATTTTGAGATATCGAAGGCCTCGGATCTCTGGTATTTCCCGGTAGAGACGGTATCGGATTCGGAGCAGGGGCTGGAAAGGACTTACCAAGAGCTTTCGGTCCTGTTCCATTGGAAGTTCAAGCTCGCGCCGGGCGCGGTATGGGGCGTGAAGATCACAAAAAATATCAAAATAGAGGAATGA